A portion of the Lolium rigidum isolate FL_2022 chromosome 1, APGP_CSIRO_Lrig_0.1, whole genome shotgun sequence genome contains these proteins:
- the LOC124684503 gene encoding uncharacterized protein LOC124684503 — protein sequence MCHQVYGLMDSKLKLSSGSDEWQRIVPLHRHFPSLYLWISFVQQIGKDALHKDFGKKISTYDTKFGIKSWTLWLVSLAVELTSLGIHSDAIVLNYRVVKVHQLSSAERDEVGWFRFSVTTKLRKIINAST from the exons ATGTGCCATCAG GTTTATGGCTTGATGGATTCAAAACTTAAGCTCAGTTCTGGAAGTGATGAATGGCAAAGAATTGTTCCTTTGCATCGTCATTTCCCGTCTCTCTATCTCTGGATCTCCTTTGTGCAGCAGATCGGCAAG GATGCTCTCCATAAGGACTTTGGGAAAAAGATAAGTACTTACGACACAAAGTTTGGAATCAAATCTTGGACCCTATGGTTAGTGTCGTTGGCTGTGGAGCTCACAAGCCTTGGTATTCACTCAGATGCAATAGTCCTAAATTATAGGGTCGTGAAAGTTCATCAGCTCTCGTCTGCTGAGAGGGACGAGGTGGGATGGTTTCGGTTCTCTGTTACTACCAAACTCAGAAAGATCATTAATGCATCTACATAA